One Hylaeus volcanicus isolate JK05 chromosome 8, UHH_iyHylVolc1.0_haploid, whole genome shotgun sequence genomic window, acatttattcGATCCAACAGTTACGTGTCCAATGTGAAATATACTTTAATGTTACATTTCACATTGTAACttctatcgaataaataacgtATGAAAAGATGACTAACTTTTCCTCGTTATTCGGCTACCTTTATCTCGATAGAAATTTAGCTCGTCTCCGATTTATACCTGGtaggtaaataataattagcaGTTAAAGAGTCGAGCCAGGCATCGTTTCGCGTACAGTGCTCAAAGTGTCCCCGAACGTTGAAGCTCGCATCGTCCGCCTTTCTGTTCTCTACGTGGGAAATGTTCTTGCAGTCGCTCGGCGTGCGTTCACCGTCTTTCgctaatgaataataaatactttgttACTTTGTAAAACTCGAAAACGCGGCTGCGAGCGGGGCGTTCCGTTGTCTCAAACCGCGGGCACCGTTCGCCCGCCGAATTTCGAGCTTAGTcgagattaaatattttaactttgcTAGGGCGAAAGGCCGTTGAACGCACGGGACATCCCTCGCCCATCGCTTATCAAGCTCCGAAGCCTCGCTGCTCCGACGAATCGTTAATCTAATTGAACCGTTATCACCGATTTCACATTGTACGCCACATCACGAACTCTTCACCGTTACACAGAAACACACGATACACAACGCGCGTCGAGCGACGCCCCGGCGACGAACAAGGGCGTCGATCCGCGCGGAGCGTCGCTGGACGCGGGGAAAAGACCATTCTAgcaacgtaaaaaaaaattaacgaaacgaaagtaGTAACGAGCTTATTAACCTAAGGCACCGTTCGAGCAAGTGAATCGAGAACTGTGTGtgggacaaaaaaaaaaggaaaaaaaaaagaattcggaAACGGTCCTCGATcacaaaaaaagaatcatcAGGGGGTGTTCGTCCGGTGCCTGGTAAATCGCAAATTAACTTACTAATTATATTCTCGAACCAACGTGTCGAGTCGGCGGGACCTTCCCGCGCGAAATCGATCATCGATTATCAATGTTCTCGTGTCTTGAAATGCGATTGTCCGCGTCCGAGCGCGTTGCTAACGTTTAAGTACCACTGTCCGAAATTCATCGGTGCTGTATCAGTTTCGCATAAATATCGCGAGACCCGCGACATTTCTTCTCGTCCTGTTTTACCACTTGCTGTCCAGATTGCACTTCTCAATCGACGTCGTAGCCGTTGACGTTGTCGCCTTCCGTTCCGCGCCCGGAGCCGCGCTGCCGCAGAATGTACTAGTTCGTTTGTTCATCTCTGGAAGGCAAACGGTACAATTTCAGTTTTCGAACCTGTGTAAAGGAATGTGCAAAAATGCCAGGAACGAGTAAGCAAGGAGATTACAAAATTCTACCGTGAAATTGGTGAGCAGTGTgcaagtgaaaattaaattgatctAAACCCTGACGATTGgactgcgaatgtttacgCGAATTCACgtcttattttctaaacagCGTATAACGTGTATAGTTTTCCATTGATGCGTTATGGACTTCCTTATACAGTCtcctatattttaatttgtcacAAGTGCACAATCATTCGCAGTAATGGTAAAAAATAGCCTGACCCGAAACGATGCTCATTAGGCTATCTTTATAACTTCATTTATCATACTAACGAGGAACGTTTATTCTTCGTTAATCAATCATGATTACCGATTGCACAATGATTCAGAATCGTGCATTACATTTTGCTCGAGGCTAGCTTGCAACGATCGGTCAGCTTACGTACCAGCGATTAACAGCATTATTTTGCGCCTCGCGCCCCAAGCGGATATCCCGATCTCGCAGAGATCCTTCTCCGTCAACGTGGGAAACGTAGCCATGTCCACCTCGTGAGACGTGAACAGGCCTGGCGGACAGAAAACAAGCGACATGTATGGCTAAGCTCGAAGCGGAAGCGTGACGTATAAAGCGTGTGTACGGGATGCATAGGCATTGTTTTTATCGTATAACtcacgaatatatttttctaatccAACGCTGGTCAGCATGCTGGTCAAATCGGTGTACCGGTGAGACAGGATTTTGTTCAGATGCGTGCTCGGCGTGTGTTCCATGTAATTCGAGCTCACGCCGATTTGTCCAACGCGGTCTTTGCCGGATCCAATTCCGAAGTCAATCTCTCCGCTGAACACTGGCGTCGTTGGTTCTTTCCACAAATCAGACGGACGAGAGGTGGTCAGTTCCTgcgattgaaaacaaaacagatacttttatttatttagtaattgCAAAGTAAAAAACTGAATTCATAAGGAACGTTGTACGATCTAATAGCAGAATCGGTATGTGAAGGTATAGGTGTCTGCAAAAGGTATCCAAAAGGGAGAGTAATTATGCAGTCGTCGAATAATGTTAACATTCTCATGCAATCGATGTGACCATTGATCATTTTTCACAAAAGATAATAGCTTCTGGTGTCTCAGTATTTGAAATACGGTATGTGACTATAGTCTGAGTTCGATATATCTATGACACTTATATTAACCTGCTTCAAGCATGTCAACGTATCTCATGCCATAAGTTCGCGTCGCAAATTTGAATAGTAGAACAATAACGAACTTGTAGAacctaatatacatatacagtcagtcctattAGTATTCGAACCCTCTacgtctattgaagaaatttgtctaaattaaatgatagactCGAcgatttcaaatgaattttgttgttatatacatgtgtgaagtttatgcatgtacatatttataatggcatattgatttggaaacatgagtcgtatcgtttaaattatacaaatttcttgaatagataTAAAGAGgttacgaataattatgggACTGAGTGACATTTGTCGAGGAAACCCAATCTCTCTGTTAGCCCTTACCTTGCTCAAGTCTCCCGTGCTTATGGGAGGAATGGACTGACTGAATCCGTAGCCAGACCATGTGGATGTGGGAACGCGATACTCGTTGGAGTTCGGTTTCGCCTGCATCGCTTTCACGCTCAAGATTTTCTTCTGATCGTAGTCGAAAGGCGCGAGATTCTGTTGCACAGCCATTTCCAAAGTTTTCTTCTCGCAGCCGGGTGCTCGTCGATCGGTCACCGAGAGATCCGATAGAACACCGGATAAATCTGTTCGACAGAAAAGATTAGCCTCGTCGCGACCAGGAGCAAATTGAAGCAGATGCTTTAGGGACCTTTGCCAATTGGAGGACCTTCAGGGATTAGGTTGAGGGAGTTCCATAAATTAGGCACAAGCATTAAACGCTACAATGTTCAACGAAATATACAATTCTTCGTTCCTTATCGTTGGAACAGTAACAAAGTGTACGTAGATCGACAATAGCACAAGAAGGATTAAATAGACTTGTTCTCAAGGCGATTGAAAACGACACTCATGGATTTTTCTTTCccaaaggaaaaaataaaaattattgaaggCCTCGCAGCGCCTTAATCCAGTACCGAATCGCAATATCAGCTCGGAAATAATTATGCTCACCTAAATTAGGACTAGTCTCGGTAGGATTGACCGGCGATACGTTTCGAGGGCTGACCGCGGGACTAGATAGAGAACTGGAGACGCTGCTCAACGACGAATAAGCtgtcgaaagaaaagaaaatgatcatAGACTCGATCAAGACCAAAGGTAATCTTTCGACCGTGAAACTTACCACTGCATTCCTTGCTATCCGGCAAGTTGCCGTTCAGTCCGTGAATACTGTGAAAGCCAGCAACGCGTGGTACGTTGGAGTGGAGTTGCCCAATGCCGGGAAATGCATGGTTCTGTAATCCATGGGCGTGAGATGGCATCGCTTTGTTGTGCATCACGTGCTGCGTCGTCAGTAGATGGTTGAGGTGCGGATACGGGTAAGTGTGGTGAAGCTGTAGCGGCGAAAACATGGACGGTATCGACGGTAAGCCCCAATGAGGCGACAAGCCCATCGGATTTGGCGAGTGAGACATCGGCGACACGCAGTACGGAGGATTCTGCGTGTTCACCGTTAGCATATTCGACAGGTTCTCCGACAGACTGCCGACCAGATTGTTGGAACCTAAACATCACAATTGTTAGCACGTTGAATCCCAGACTGATTCACACGGAATTGTCTACAGGATTAAAGTTTTCTCTTCAGACCGTTGTAAACTAGAGCTCTATTCGgacttattttcattaatacttCAAATTAATTGCTGAAGTTTCTTAGTGAAAAGCTCTGTCACCCACACGTGAGTGTTCGTGGCGTTCAACTCTTTGCAATTAGTTGGGCTAAAAACTACCCTACCTTTTgcttaacttttatttaaagtttctcATTCGTACAATAAGTGAAATTAGAAATGGGAACAAGTCAAAACGCGTTAGCAAGTTGTTGACACTGTGCTGCCTGAATTTGATTTGTCTTTCATAATCGTgtgcctcaaagagttaatccgtcgaatcgaatgaaatttcgaacggGCCGACGTTCATACGCGCTAACAGACTTCTACCAAAATACGCGCGATGAAAATTCGATAGCATCCTCGAATCATAAGTAAATTTAGAACGCAACGATACTCACCAGCTCCGTTGGTGGTTCGTCCCTGAAATATATTGCCAGCGTTCGGGACATGGTAAGTCACCGGGATCTCTGCATGTATCCTGGGCTCATCCAAGCCCAACAGCTGTTTCCTCGCTTCGTAAATGTTACCAGCGTTCCGCTCGATCCCCTTGATAATAACGGAAAGCGTGCTCTGTTTGGGTTTGTGCCTCACGTTTATGAACACGTCCAGCGACTGCATCAACTGGGAAATGTTCTCCGTGTCGACGGACGACATGGTGTCCTCGGGAAGGTCAAACATCAGAACCAACGGCAGGGAGCCCTAAGTTAAAGCGTGTGCGTTTTTATCCGGGATATTTTATTTGGGGGTAGGATTATTTTAGATCGCCTCGGAATATCGTGGAACGCGGAGAGTCCAAGTTTTGTCGGAATTTtctgatatttataaaacgcACAAACGACTTGGAAGCTTCCACTCCGTCGAAGCGAGATGTTAAAAGTCGAGAAAAACGTTACAGCCAGCGGATGAGAAAAACAACACGAGAAGATAAGGAGGTCTTCCGATACGCGATAAGGAAACCGAATCACGCGGGCAAACATGACCTACCACTAACTGTTGTCGGGCCATGTAAACGTTATGGATGCCACCTGTGATTGTGATGTTGCTCTTTTTCAGGCTGGGAATGTTTGGGTCGCCCGCGTCGGGGAACAAGATTTGCGTGGCAGTGCACTGCATGATCATCTTCAAGTTGCTGCTCTGCTTGCCAAGCACGATACTGTGATGTTGCGGCGAGATCTCCATCGACATTTGTACTTGTATTTGACTCTGCGGAATTGAGTTGCTTTACTCGTGCCATTACCGATCTTTTGTTGACGTGGTACAGTAGACTCCATTCGAGCCGTTCACTgcgcaaatcgattaactccgcCTTTTGAGAAATCTTAGATTTAAGTGtcgaagcacttggtatagtcataactttttatatttagaataactTTTCTGAATAACAAAGATTAAACACcgttaaacgacaaaattttttgttcaaataataaatatattgatattttgttaaatttaatttggaaaatcaggcttctagaGGTTAATCGagttgtgcaatgaacggttcatttattggaataaatttaGTGAACTGCTTTCGAACTAAGCCGACGAATAAAGTTCGACTGTCAAATCGTGAACCGATTATAGAGGCAGACCAATTTTTTAACACAAGAATCAAGCCTGTAAGTGGCCTGATAGGATCTGTTCTGGATCGTACTTACAGCTAAGTTTTGGCACATGTAGTGGATCAGTAGCAAGGTCGCTTCCTTCACTTGCGACACCTCCCATTCGCAGCCCTTCACTACAACCAGGGTAGCGTGCAGCTTGGGCCTCGTGCGAAACATCACCTGTACGTTGTACTTTTCTTGAATCTTCACCACGTAGGGCGAAGTGGAGTCCGGCATGGCCTGCGACGCGCCCATGATCGGCAACTCGAACGAGAAGATCAGAGGCGTCAGGTTCTGGAAAAATGGTTGGGAATTGGTACCAAATCCTCTACAGTTGCAAGATTCGTTaacctttaaccctttcagacctggcgtccacaattgaggacacaaaatttaaaaatgaccggcgctatcgtttagggcgatTGTTCTTATTTGCGtacacgaagaaagaccagtttttctcgaaaactacgctattaggattttttttttctacatactaattttagtcagATTTTACTTTAGTTAAGGAAGTGAAGCTACTCCAGTAGATCTCCGCTGGAATTTTACGACACACGTGCTCTTGCTCgttataaattgatttgtcGATTCAACTGATACACGACCGGGACAACTACTTTAAGGGCTGAAGGAGGCTGCGACAGGGATCGCGTTCGATAACGATCCGGCTTACCCTGACTCGAGCACGGGCTCGTTCGACACCCTCCACTTCGCCAGCAATGGAGACTTGATTGCTCTTCTCTTGGTGATTGCTACGGTTACTGTCCGGGAAATGAATGTGACAGCCGGTTTCCTCCATCACTCGTTTAATCGTCAGACCACCCTTTCCAATAATGTGCGAATGGTCGGTGTAACTAACGTCCAGTTTCATAGTTACTCGGTTGATCTGCTGcaatcgaaattcaaacgtttcTCGATACTCTCGTTCGTCGTTATCGGCGATAcgcgtaaataaaattcgacgaTGGTTCCGCCGTGAGCGCAGGGAACGATGGgaggaaatcaatttttgataaacagcGACGAGCGAAAATAAATGGAACGTCAAATATTACGGACTAACGAGCGATACCCCGGACAcgataagaataataataataagtataaCTCTACGGACAAAATGTCAGAACAATTACGCGTAGCATCGGTTGCTTTACGAAATATTCAACATCTTTCTAGATAGTGTTTCGTTTTCTCGTGTGCTTAGGTTGCACTATTTTTAATGCCGGGGTGTTTGTAATACTTGGAGATTAATTCTATGATATATCTAGAAGAATTCTGACGCAATCGTCTCTGTTAATTATACTTACTCGTATGCGTGtccttatatttaatttctacgttTCTTCTCGTACCTACATTTCGAAAACGTTAACAAATacgttaattttaatcgacgaaGCAACAGATTTTTATCTATCCAAAGGCGAGGATATAATTTACTTCCCGATTCCGTGCGCGTCTAATCAACAAGTATTAAGCAAAAGATGAATACCTTACTTTTTAACGAGATCATTATCCTGCAACTATATTAAGATCACATTTCCTACATCCTGGCCCCGTATAGATTCGTTTGCGAGTGCGCATACAAGCCTACCACTCGAATGACAGCAATGTGCGCGATTTCAAACGTCGAACCGCCTAGCTATCGTTATGTAAAAGCCGTCCTATAGCTGGCCAGGCCCCGTAACACGGTAACGGTGTCGAGAGTGCAACGCGCTCGCTGTTTTACAGCGTCTCCGAGCCAGAACCAACAAGACCTGCCACTCGGAGGAAAGTGAACGCGTACAGCTTTCGATCCTGCCACGGGTTTTGTGCGATCAGGTGAGCAGCTCCAGCGACAGTTAGCAACATAGTTGCTACAAATTGTGACGAGTCTCGCTAGGAACAGTTAGGTGCAACTGCGTTTCTTATCGAACCACTCGTTAAACGTCATCGTGAACCGGTAGCTGTAATCAATGATTGCGAATCGACTGACTAGTGACGTATTCAGAGacgagtaatattttattcatgtacGTAGAGTAATACAgtgattttgttttcttttgacTCTATAGCCTaggagttttattttattggtgGATGTAGGCCTCGATtctgaatttgaatttcgttatgaaaattatttattgttaaatctTTCTTCTTGTGATTTTATCCTACGTTTGTTCTAACTGTTACTGTAACTATAGTTCATAGATCATATTGTTTAGCAGTGTCCCTTCTTCGATAATCAAAGGGACAAAATCGTTCAGcgattctttaaaattaaattgcatctatttttgaaaatcttcaGTCTCATATACGTATCTAGTAAATCTAGCTCTATACGCTGTTAATTTAAGTTAAACCCGTACAGATTTCCTTGTTCGCAAAGTGAATAGATCTCCCGCGAGATTTGAAGGctccaataaaaaaataactatcATCAAAGATCGTGTTTGCCTCCTTTTCGACCGATTTCTTGTGATCGATTTCCCTTGCTGAATTTCTGGACGCGCCACTGTATTTAGCGATGGTAAGGCTACGCTGCGCTGGAGATAACGGTACGCAGCAAGGAAACAAGCCAACGATTCGGGCCGGATCGGTAAACGCGCTGGCGAGCTCGTCGCGACGCAGGACGTCTCGCTTTCTCGGCTGGGAATTCGCGAGACAACGTCCGCGTATAAATAGAATGGCTTCTTCCTACGTGGTTGTCGGCCCCTTTCCTTCGCCGATCCTCGAGACCCGGAGTGCGCCGCTTATGCGACCagcaattaaaaagaaaatcgctGGATCCTATTAGAAAACAACGACCCACGCCTGCCGAACATGCCTGCGGAATCGAGCGAAAGTTTCGCGATCCACGATCAAAGGATTCGAGTAGCTACCAGCGATATTTCTGGTAGAACCGTGCGTTGACCCGTAACCGTTTGCTGCTTGGTGTCTACCGTAAAACGACTAATGGAAGGAAAGATTCTCGTTTAAGGGATGTCGTCACCTTCGAGATCTCGCGGATAGTTCGAATCGTTCAATTTCCATGGCGTTATTCATCGAGATTCGTCGCtaacgaaatatttgtaccgCCTTTGAAATGTCGTGTATTTAAAACCTTGAACTCTCTAATCTCTAGTTTCGACAACGAAATACATCTCGTAGGATTCTCCATCTATCTCGGGGGCCGATCGCGTACCAGGgatgttttgaaaatatccaTCGCTGGTTGGACGATAAGAGCGATATGCACATGCGAATCTTATCTCGACCTCACTTAGCTGTTTCTCTTCAGCAGTTGGTCTTGCTAACTGTTTTCAACAACCCGTAAAGCACAAATAACACGTAAACCACACTCTACGTTGACAGAAGGAACGAGACGTTAAAATTATGCTCGCGAGTCGTAAAGTTGTTTTCCTCGAGAAAACTGCGACATCAGATGATTCGTGACATTCAGATAATTCTGTCCTTCGCGATATATGCGAATGTAACGTTCCAGGTTGTTAGAGGAAATAAGCGTCGTTGTGCGACAGTATCCGTTTTCGTTTCGACTGTGATTTCGATTGTCCAGATAAAATGCTTCCCAACGTTGGAAATTTACCTCGTGCGATTGgcactaataaaattaatgcgtcgtattgaaaaatcaatatCGCGATATCAATTACACCTACACATTGTTATTAAAGTCTTGTTGCGAGCAATCCGCGAGTTCCTATTATCGTTTGGACGGATTATTTGCGATAAGAGCCGGAGAAATGTTTGTACGTTTCGCGGAGCGATCAATCTGTCATGCTGAAAGTCAGAAGCCGATCGGCGAGGTCGTTTGTAATCTCGCGACTGACGTAATATTTCGGTAAAAACCAGCAACACGTAACAAAGATgatcaaaattgtattcgaacaGCAGACAACGCGTGTATTACCTTTGCGAAGTCTGTTCCAAGTATCAACAGTACATGATTTCAATTACTAGACAAACCCATTcgaaaattttccattcattaatttcacttttattttcgaagagTTACATGTTCAGTTCCTCGCGACATATTCAATACCATACTTTAAACTTTAACTCTTATTCAACGAGTAACGGATAAGCAGCTGTTTATCTGTTACTCGTTATTGGACACTTCTGCTCCGATAAGAATTTCGTCCATCTCTGTCAGCGGTGCACGCTGTATCTTCTCGAGTTGAagatttttctcgaaaacaatcGAGTAAAAGGTAATTGCAGCCGTCCAACTACAATTCGTAATTGCGATTGCGCTGACGCGATTAACGATTACAAAACGTAATCTTACAATCACGGTAATTGATTGCGTAATCGATactaattgaaattgattacCCAACTCTCCGAGTCGAAACCATCGTGAATCGCGAACGAGATAGAACGGGAAAGACGTTGCTCGCTTACCCTCGTGTCCAAAATTTCCATTATCTTCTCCTTAGCGGCTCGCACGTCATCGGGTCGACCCGCGACCTTTATATGCGGATCTGTAAAAGAACGGCGAAACAAATTATGCAACAGCATGGCAATACGTTGATATTATTACGAGCAACTATCGACGGGGCACGAGAACCAACGAACGCTCACGGACGAGACGAAAGGCGTCTAGGAGACTGCTTTTAGTATTCTCCGCCTATAGAGCTCTTCGGCCGTCTTTTCTTCCTGGATATGAAACGCTCCAAAGTCGAGAACGGTGACGTGTCGTCGCGGAAACCCAACCATTGGCGATCGAGAAATCGATCCAGGATCGTGCGGAACGATCGCCACcgttttcaaacgaaacgcGATAGGCGCTTCGATTTCGACGAATCGTAGTAAAAAATACCTTGCAAAGTATTCGATAGGACACTAGCAATCATGAGATAAACTTTTGAAtatgttataacattttacgtagtttcattcaaatttctattttcatttttaaatgcagTATTATTCAAGAGTTGAGTAAGAAAGATTCTAAATTCTAACAAGGGACGATTGGTAAGTTTTCAAGTAGAAGCATGAATCCTAATATTCTCCATTCTCGAATGAGAAgctctattttttttcatctcgCCGAACCTTAATTACGCTCGTCGCGCAACGAACCAATTACTATTTGGTGAATTCTCAAGGttcgtgtattaaaaatgtttcaagtaATGTTTATTTCGTTCTTTAAATAGGATATTCAAATTCGCTTTAAAAAGATTGAATCGATTAACATCGTTCAAGTcagatttcaattaaaaatttcacatttgTATCGTAAAAAACTACATCGCAAACGAACGGAAACgtatgaaattttcgttttccgATAACTCGGGTGgctgtataaaaaaaaaaaaaacaaaaacgagctccgcaattaaacaaattagcTCGTAAATATTCATCGCTGCGACAGTTCAAGGCAGTCTATAATTATCTTAATACACGTGAACTGAAAAAATAGAGTATCGAGTATTTTCCAAGGTGTAGttagaaatgaaatcgatGGATCGGTTTATTAGACGTGCTACGAACAAATTGTAGTTCCGAATCACGGCGAATGGTATTGTTCTGTAAAAAGGGAAACGAAAGCTCGAGGAAGGCGAGCGGAAAACTGGGCAGGCGATACTGTTTGCGTTGAAAAAAGCAGGAAGTCATACGACGTGGAAAGGATGTCGTAATCGACCTCGCTGAGGGAAAGCCACGGAAACTCGTCGTTGCTCGTCAAAACCAATACCATTCTTAACCGCGTAAACAATTTTGTCGGATCGGTGCCCACTTCCGCGAACGAGCCACGcctgtcgtttctgcgaaacAGAGATGGACAGAAGTCTTATCACGTTAAAAACATCGAGGAACGGAAGACCAAACGGAACCGgagataaatacaaattttattggaattacAGATGACGAATAAGAACACATCCTGATTTATCAGCGGCTCGTATTCGAGTAACCCCTTATAGAAATCATTCTTGTTTCGATCAACGTGAAATGTACTTTCATTCTGTAATCTGAATTCtgattctttaattaataaatggaaGATGTAAAATAAGGCAGCCTTTATTCAcgttttttatatagaaaagatTTTTACCCATCTCTGCCTTCGGTGCAAGGAGTTTTCGCAAAGATCGATACTCGCAGATCCGCCTAAAAATACCTCCGACtgcgaagaagaagaagagcgCCGGTTGGTAAA contains:
- the LOC128880929 gene encoding protein bicaudal C homolog 1-B isoform X5, with protein sequence MTVMEETNTFVTWPSRLKIGAKSKKDPHIKVAGRPDDVRAAKEKIMEILDTRQINRVTMKLDVSYTDHSHIIGKGGLTIKRVMEETGCHIHFPDSNRSNHQEKSNQVSIAGEVEGVERARARVRNLTPLIFSFELPIMGASQAMPDSTSPYVVKIQEKYNVQVMFRTRPKLHATLVVVKGCEWEVSQVKEATLLLIHYMCQNLASQIQVQMSMEISPQHHSIVLGKQSSNLKMIMQCTATQILFPDAGDPNIPSLKKSNITITGGIHNVYMARQQLVGSLPLVLMFDLPEDTMSSVDTENISQLMQSLDVFINVRHKPKQSTLSVIIKGIERNAGNIYEARKQLLGLDEPRIHAEIPVTYHVPNAGNIFQGRTTNGAGSNNLVGSLSENLSNMLTVNTQNPPYCVSPMSHSPNPMGLSPHWGLPSIPSMFSPLQLHHTYPYPHLNHLLTTQHVMHNKAMPSHAHGLQNHAFPGIGQLHSNVPRVAGFHSIHGLNGNLPDSKECSAYSSLSSVSSSLSSPAVSPRNVSPVNPTETSPNLDLSGVLSDLSVTDRRAPGCEKKTLEMAVQQNLAPFDYDQKKILSVKAMQAKPNSNEYRVPTSTWSGYGFSQSIPPISTGDLSKELTTSRPSDLWKEPTTPVFSGEIDFGIGSGKDRVGQIGVSSNYMEHTPSTHLNKILSHRYTDLTSMLTSVGLEKYIRLFTSHEVDMATFPTLTEKDLCEIGISAWGARRKIMLLIAEMNKRTSTFCGSAAPGAERKATTSTATTSIEKCNLDSKW